In Solidesulfovibrio carbinoliphilus subsp. oakridgensis, the sequence GGTCCTGACCCGGACGGAGTCGGAGACGGGCATGACGAAGATCTTGCCATCGCCGGCCTGGCCGGTTTTGTTGACGGACATAAGGACGGTCACCACATCCTTGACCTGGGCGTCTGGCACCACGATGGACACGATGCGCTTGGGATACAGGCGGCCCTTGGTGCCAAGCAGGGCGATGGCTTCCTCGTTTCCGGCGGCCGCGCCCTCGAGCACGGCCTGGTTGACCAGTCCCTTCCCCCGGCCGTAACCCTCGCGGGCCACGAAGGCCGGGATGCCGGCGTCGGCCAGGGCCTTTTTGGTCTGGTTCATCTTGTTCATGCGGATAACCGCCATGATTTCCTTCATGATGCCCTCCCTTAGGATTCCTTCACGCCGGAGGAGATGGTGTACATTTCCTCAACCGGGCTCACGAAGATCTTGCCGTCGCCGAAGGCGCCCTTGGAACCGGTGCGCGCGCTT encodes:
- a CDS encoding P-II family nitrogen regulator; the encoded protein is MKEIMAVIRMNKMNQTKKALADAGIPAFVAREGYGRGKGLVNQAVLEGAAAGNEEAIALLGTKGRLYPKRIVSIVVPDAQVKDVVTVLMSVNKTGQAGDGKIFVMPVSDSVRVRTGEDGDAAIV